From one Salinimonas iocasae genomic stretch:
- a CDS encoding winged helix-turn-helix domain-containing protein: MATGNSVKSCYSFGQGCKFYPDQKLLVCATNEHVLRNKTAEVLLILLQTPGQVVPAKSFFDIVWQGKFVSENVLKQSVSELRQCLGDSGRKLIVTLSKKGYMFKGEVNLAVSSYQDNSADAQSEPDKSQLALGRSVPNLILWLSRFFSHAKLRTTLSLISVFALCFPTYFAHEKSLYNEAIYAKNQLLEGKLLIHKTMNANEFKRDDKDSDQRLDELKAIAFKQDSDVFFSLGKLSAFRHFAMSVGAYKEALLAVTREENHIENSYGLVSVQYLEALLTKSDILLDLERREEAFRISKEAMALAEQNFSENKQLLANTYLAHSKAILYCLEPLCRREKAMKEGRRLALLAAEFYKSHRQQDRVRYGDSQILLSWYTFTPEKKLEFVERGLSAFQNSLGPGHSKTIGAREEIGRIKAFYYEDWKAAETILTDTKAMRDKTETGESRSLAMSEHYLGELFFMSGQFERAIEALNNAKHKLATSVGKYNNTYLEQTMLKARAHLYLGDLSGCKEELLESHKISASPNISAGVVILRAIEATRMRLNSLEPSKSMAEMAVQEGESPPAKDVYKSPGSVLAHEVITRKFKLSPKEVAGKFIQSIRELNKPSSELNRYFYPADLAFIQGRAQAICEKHSKSFCGRMSSIMAVRLNDSPSFSQRRVL, from the coding sequence ATGGCTACAGGGAACAGTGTTAAAAGCTGCTATTCGTTCGGACAGGGATGTAAATTTTACCCCGACCAGAAGCTGCTGGTATGTGCGACTAATGAACATGTGTTAAGAAACAAAACGGCAGAAGTACTTCTTATTTTATTACAGACACCCGGGCAGGTCGTGCCTGCGAAAAGCTTCTTCGATATTGTCTGGCAGGGGAAGTTTGTTAGTGAGAATGTCCTGAAGCAAAGTGTCAGTGAGCTACGCCAGTGCTTAGGTGATAGTGGGCGCAAGCTCATTGTCACCTTATCGAAGAAGGGGTACATGTTTAAGGGTGAAGTAAACCTTGCCGTAAGTTCATATCAAGACAATTCGGCCGACGCACAAAGCGAACCTGATAAAAGTCAGCTCGCCTTGGGCCGATCAGTGCCAAATTTGATACTGTGGCTCAGTCGGTTTTTTTCCCACGCTAAACTGCGCACTACACTCAGCCTGATATCTGTCTTTGCCCTATGCTTTCCCACATATTTTGCCCATGAAAAAAGTTTATATAACGAGGCTATTTACGCAAAAAACCAGCTTCTAGAAGGAAAGCTACTAATCCACAAAACGATGAACGCAAATGAATTCAAACGTGACGATAAAGACAGTGACCAGCGACTAGATGAACTTAAGGCAATTGCATTCAAACAAGACAGTGACGTATTTTTCTCACTTGGTAAGCTTTCAGCTTTCAGACACTTTGCTATGAGTGTGGGCGCGTATAAAGAAGCGCTATTAGCAGTAACCAGAGAAGAAAACCATATTGAAAATTCATATGGGTTGGTGTCCGTCCAGTATCTAGAAGCACTGCTTACAAAATCAGATATTTTGCTTGATTTAGAAAGGCGCGAAGAGGCCTTTCGGATATCGAAAGAGGCAATGGCATTAGCTGAACAGAACTTCTCAGAGAACAAACAGCTTCTCGCAAACACCTACTTGGCACACAGTAAGGCAATCCTGTACTGCCTGGAGCCCTTATGTCGTCGAGAGAAAGCCATGAAAGAAGGGCGCCGGCTTGCATTACTGGCCGCTGAATTTTATAAGTCCCATCGACAGCAAGATCGTGTTCGCTATGGTGATAGCCAAATACTTTTAAGCTGGTACACGTTCACGCCTGAAAAGAAGCTTGAATTTGTGGAGCGTGGGCTTTCTGCATTTCAGAATAGTTTGGGCCCCGGTCACTCCAAAACAATCGGAGCACGTGAAGAGATTGGACGCATTAAAGCTTTCTATTATGAGGATTGGAAAGCAGCAGAGACAATTCTGACAGACACCAAAGCGATGAGAGACAAGACCGAGACCGGCGAAAGTAGAAGTTTAGCTATGTCTGAACACTACCTGGGGGAGTTATTCTTCATGAGCGGTCAATTTGAACGTGCGATTGAAGCTCTAAATAATGCTAAACACAAGTTAGCAACGAGTGTTGGTAAATACAACAATACTTATTTAGAGCAAACCATGCTCAAAGCCAGAGCACATCTTTATTTAGGGGACTTGTCCGGCTGTAAAGAAGAGCTCTTAGAGAGCCATAAAATATCCGCATCACCGAATATCTCTGCCGGTGTAGTAATCTTACGTGCCATCGAAGCTACACGGATGAGGCTTAATTCACTCGAGCCTTCAAAATCGATGGCGGAGATGGCTGTACAAGAGGGCGAGAGTCCTCCTGCCAAGGATGTTTATAAATCGCCAGGCTCAGTATTGGCGCACGAAGTTATCACCAGGAAATTTAAGCTATCACCTAAAGAAGTCGCAGGTAAATTCATCCAAAGTATCAGGGAGCTGAATAAACCTTCCAGTGAACTGAACCGATATTTCTATCCAGCGGATTTAGCGTTTATTCAGGGACGCGCTCAGGCAATTTGCGAGAAACACAGTAAGTCTTTTTGCGGTCGCATGAGTAGCATAATGGCTGTGAGACTGAACGATTCTCCCAGCTTTTCACAGCGAAGAGTATTGTAA
- a CDS encoding LexA family protein, with translation MLKVVSIKAQAGLVGFESPAKEYTELGLDLDALLIDKPSATFIALAQGHSMVRDGIFDGDLLIISRAEPITDMCICVANLNGVFICKRVDKRNRCLVAGSDDIAPYFLKEGDDFQIEGVVIRSIRLHKPLAHLVC, from the coding sequence ATGTTAAAAGTAGTCTCTATTAAAGCGCAGGCTGGCCTCGTTGGGTTCGAATCCCCGGCAAAAGAATACACTGAATTGGGTTTAGACTTAGATGCATTACTAATTGATAAACCAAGCGCAACATTTATTGCATTGGCGCAAGGCCATTCAATGGTCAGGGACGGTATTTTCGATGGTGATTTGCTTATCATCTCTCGCGCCGAACCAATTACAGATATGTGCATCTGCGTGGCTAATCTGAATGGGGTGTTTATCTGTAAGCGGGTGGATAAACGCAATCGGTGCCTGGTAGCCGGCTCAGACGATATCGCCCCCTACTTTTTAAAGGAAGGGGATGACTTTCAGATAGAGGGCGTGGTTATTCGCTCTATAAGATTACATAAACCATTGGCGCACCTCGTATGCTAG
- a CDS encoding Y-family DNA polymerase: MLALIDATGMYASAEKVFDPTIRDKPVIVLSNNDGCIVAMCPIAKRLEEVQSSLRAFVNEAILIACLTCA, translated from the coding sequence ATGCTAGCTCTGATTGATGCTACTGGCATGTACGCCTCAGCAGAAAAGGTGTTTGATCCGACTATCCGCGATAAACCGGTAATTGTGTTGAGCAATAACGATGGCTGTATAGTGGCCATGTGTCCGATTGCCAAGCGCCTGGAGGAAGTCCAAAGCTCACTTCGGGCTTTTGTAAACGAAGCGATTCTCATAGCTTGCCTCACTTGTGCGTGA
- a CDS encoding efflux RND transporter periplasmic adaptor subunit, whose protein sequence is MPANKLILATLATLIANWPLQSLADSVSRDSATFESQPMTVIPAITRAWKMADLHSRATGIVDEVYVEIGDAVSRGDVLLTINDPILDTELRILLAELKEAEAEHKLNELNFNRSERLREDNLISASDNDRLQAKVEKSEAFIDAIKAKIARKKLQQAFLTVRAPFDGHVINREVEKGDLVMSDDKAGAALFKIADLRRLRIQYRVPQGVSYQIDNGDGVEFTAKSYNKLLNTSVSLISKDIDESFGTVLMESWIDNESLELPSGLRGEVAISAK, encoded by the coding sequence ATGCCAGCAAATAAGTTAATCCTAGCAACTCTGGCAACACTAATAGCAAATTGGCCTTTGCAATCATTAGCTGATTCAGTTTCACGCGACTCCGCTACATTTGAAAGCCAACCTATGACCGTTATCCCAGCGATTACTAGGGCTTGGAAGATGGCCGATCTTCATTCGAGAGCTACTGGAATCGTCGATGAAGTATATGTAGAAATTGGTGATGCCGTTTCTCGGGGCGATGTATTATTGACTATCAATGATCCCATATTGGATACAGAGCTTCGCATTCTCCTGGCAGAGCTTAAGGAAGCTGAGGCTGAGCATAAACTGAATGAGCTGAACTTCAACCGTTCAGAGCGTCTGCGTGAAGATAACTTGATTAGTGCTTCTGACAATGACCGCTTGCAAGCCAAAGTGGAAAAATCAGAAGCTTTTATTGACGCGATAAAAGCAAAAATTGCACGTAAAAAGCTTCAGCAAGCTTTCTTGACCGTTCGCGCCCCATTTGATGGCCATGTAATAAACCGAGAGGTGGAAAAGGGAGATTTGGTTATGAGTGATGACAAAGCCGGAGCAGCACTTTTCAAGATAGCGGACCTACGCCGGCTTCGTATACAGTATCGCGTCCCTCAGGGAGTTTCCTATCAAATAGACAATGGTGATGGCGTTGAGTTTACGGCAAAAAGCTATAACAAGCTGCTGAACACTTCAGTCAGTCTGATTTCTAAAGATATAGATGAATCATTTGGCACTGTATTGATGGAATCCTGGATAGATAATGAAAGCTTAGAATTACCAAGCGGACTTAGGGGAGAGGTAGCGATAAGTGCAAAATAG